In one Halichondria panicea chromosome 4, odHalPani1.1, whole genome shotgun sequence genomic region, the following are encoded:
- the LOC135334689 gene encoding leptin receptor gene-related protein-like: MECNKTLATLITMAFTAAIGVLLLFVGCAVTFPGEKPGLLGYNWWGVFMILLYMMSPIPLGLARCCKSRDAFSSESLSILLDISYFLSACIVVSGFGLPLVLARQSVIQPAAGAMIAGANIFAFGTVYSYFVFFGHEDEWDWSSGNF, from the exons ATGGAGTGTAACAAAACTCTTGCCAC ATTGATTACCATGGCATTTACAGCAGCCATTGGTGTGTTGTTATTATTTGTTGGCTGTGCGGTAACTTTCCCTGGAGAAAAACCAGGCCTTCTCGGCTACAATTGGTGGGGAGTATTCATGA TACTGCTATATATGATGTCTCCAATCCCACTGGGACTCGCTCGGTGTTGTAAGAGTCGAGATGCTTTCTCCTCTGAGAGTCTCTCCATTCTGTTGGACATTAGTTATTTCCTGTCAGCATGTATAGTGGTATCAGGCTTTGGCCTACCACTGGTACTAGCAAGGCAGAGTGTG ATACAACCGGCAGCTGGAGCAATGATAGCAGGTGCCAACATCTTTGCCTTCGGAACTGTTTACTCATACTTCGTGTTCTTTGGCCATGAAGATGAGTGGGACTGGTCAAGTGGAAACTTTTAA